From the genome of Scytonema hofmannii PCC 7110, one region includes:
- the tnpA gene encoding IS200/IS605 family transposase: MFIRKGSHAIFNIQLHMVFVTKYRHKIINEAMLASIRNTLTRVCEKNKCMLKEFNGESDHVHLLLDFHPDNNLSSLIGSMKSASSRIVRSEFKEIIDKYYCQDKFWSDSYCAVSCGGAPLEIVKQYIQSQDKPKR; this comes from the coding sequence ATTTTTATACGTAAAGGTTCACACGCTATTTTTAACATTCAGTTACACATGGTTTTTGTTACTAAGTATCGACACAAAATTATTAATGAAGCAATGCTCGCATCAATCCGCAACACACTGACCAGAGTTTGTGAAAAAAATAAGTGTATGCTCAAAGAATTTAATGGTGAATCAGACCACGTTCATTTGCTGTTAGACTTTCACCCTGACAACAATCTCTCCTCTCTCATCGGTTCTATGAAATCCGCTTCGAGTCGTATTGTCAGGAGTGAGTTCAAAGAAATAATCGATAAATATTACTGTCAAGATAAATTTTGGAGCGATTCCTACTGTGCTGTTTCTTGTGGAGGTGCTCCGCTGGAGATAGTCAAGCAATACATTCAATCTCAAGATAAGCCAAAAAGATAA
- a CDS encoding GNAT family N-acetyltransferase has translation MAITVRLIARDELPQLLLLYSHLNPVDAPLPSDDVLQSLWDKILSDPRLYYIVADLSGQLVATCHLIIVPNLTRGARPYGIIENVVTHSDYRQMGIGTQVLHYALNLAWKQQCYKVMLLSGSKREETLRFYEQAGFQRGVKTGFIALPPEEFKSGSVDISPNK, from the coding sequence ATGGCAATTACCGTTCGCTTGATTGCACGTGACGAACTTCCACAACTACTCTTGTTGTACAGCCACTTGAATCCTGTTGATGCGCCTTTGCCATCCGACGATGTGTTGCAGTCTCTATGGGATAAAATTCTGTCCGATCCACGTCTTTATTATATAGTCGCTGACCTTTCCGGTCAGTTAGTAGCAACATGCCACTTAATTATTGTTCCCAACTTGACACGTGGCGCACGACCCTACGGAATTATTGAAAATGTTGTCACCCATTCTGATTATCGACAGATGGGAATTGGTACGCAGGTGCTGCATTATGCTTTAAATCTAGCATGGAAACAACAATGTTACAAAGTTATGCTTCTGAGTGGCTCAAAACGTGAGGAGACATTACGCTTTTACGAGCAAGCAGGATTCCAACGAGGAGTGAAAACTGGATTTATCGCTTTACCACCAGAAGAGTTCAAATCTGGTTCGGTTGATATAAGTCCCAATAAATAG
- a CDS encoding MFS transporter, whose protein sequence is MGQSHRERFEEGKLRFGSFQIPPALKSLNVCCFVMGESVSFFGSWMTQIALVWMVYQLTNSAVLVGVAGFTNQALGLIITPLVGVLLDRWNLRYVLLTTQLLNVLLSSLLTFLTLNGQLNVVWIIIIGALQGTLKAFDLPARLVTIPRLVEDKTETYSAISLHSFSINTAKFASPMIAGILLASSGATACFLIDAITYIPFISAILTTKIRAIPNKLSSDKTPFLKTLKEGFVFAYDFLPIKYAFILQIIICFMAMTHVNLMPIFTQKILNGNAETMGFLMTASALGSIVAGFYLILRKQVIGLEKIITRSTAILGLGLMLFSRSNNLEICLVLIFLVGMSNTLTLASIGNFVQSILTDEDKRGRVTSIFTTGFLGVLPFGNLFFGGLTNQIGVANAIFFGGACCLLGAFYFSRQESKMRRILHSVYLEMGLTVNSDQ, encoded by the coding sequence ATGGGACAAAGTCATAGAGAACGTTTTGAAGAAGGTAAACTGAGATTTGGTTCTTTTCAGATTCCTCCTGCTCTGAAATCTTTAAATGTTTGTTGTTTCGTCATGGGAGAAAGTGTATCTTTTTTTGGCTCTTGGATGACCCAAATAGCCTTGGTATGGATGGTTTATCAATTAACCAATTCAGCCGTGTTAGTTGGTGTTGCAGGATTTACCAATCAAGCTCTGGGTTTGATTATTACACCTTTGGTAGGAGTCTTGTTGGATCGCTGGAATCTACGATACGTGTTACTAACAACTCAGTTACTAAACGTTCTTTTATCTTCTCTCTTAACTTTTCTGACTCTTAACGGTCAGCTCAATGTTGTATGGATTATTATTATTGGTGCTCTTCAAGGGACACTAAAAGCTTTCGATTTACCAGCACGTTTGGTAACAATTCCCAGACTTGTAGAGGATAAAACAGAGACTTACAGTGCAATTTCTCTCCATTCTTTCTCGATTAATACAGCTAAATTTGCCAGTCCTATGATTGCGGGTATATTGCTTGCTAGCTCTGGAGCAACTGCTTGTTTTTTAATAGATGCTATTACCTATATACCCTTTATATCCGCGATTTTAACTACAAAAATTAGAGCTATTCCTAATAAATTATCCTCTGATAAAACTCCTTTCTTAAAGACTTTGAAAGAAGGTTTTGTTTTTGCTTATGATTTTTTGCCTATAAAATATGCCTTTATATTACAAATCATTATTTGTTTTATGGCAATGACTCATGTTAACTTAATGCCGATTTTTACTCAAAAAATATTGAATGGTAATGCTGAAACCATGGGCTTTCTCATGACAGCTTCAGCTCTTGGTTCTATAGTTGCAGGTTTTTATCTTATTCTTCGCAAGCAAGTCATAGGATTAGAGAAAATTATCACACGTTCTACGGCAATTTTAGGCTTGGGTTTGATGCTTTTTTCTCGTTCCAACAATCTAGAGATTTGTCTGGTTTTAATTTTTCTAGTAGGTATGAGTAATACTCTAACTCTGGCTTCAATTGGTAATTTTGTTCAATCAATTCTGACAGACGAAGATAAACGAGGTAGAGTTACAAGTATATTTACAACAGGTTTTTTGGGAGTACTGCCTTTTGGTAATTTGTTTTTTGGGGGATTGACAAATCAAATTGGAGTTGCTAATGCTATATTTTTTGGTGGTGCGTGTTGTCTTCTGGGAGCTTTTTATTTCTCCAGACAAGAATCTAAGATGAGAAGGATATTACATTCAGTATATTTAGAAATGGGTTTAACAGTAAACAGTGACCAGTGA
- a CDS encoding class I SAM-dependent methyltransferase: MTLPSPQSSVRSLTVSFDRVADIYDSTRGLPPDISEQVTETILNITSPTPDTKFFEVGIGTGRIALPIIQRGYSYTGIDISEKMLDECKGKLKGVNHRVTLHSGDATTLPFSDGSFDVAITVHVFHLIANWQKALAEVQRVLKPEGLYIYSHGRMNTPSDITQAQLDFEQHWRDILAGYDYQVTRFGATEEEVLAALREQGATLETVIAAKWQVDLTVGELLKRYENRIYSASWYIPEDIFPRAIQDLREWSKQRFGSLDYDLSHEFKIKFTVVRNWT; the protein is encoded by the coding sequence ATGACTCTACCATCACCTCAGTCATCTGTTCGATCGCTCACCGTCTCATTCGATCGCGTGGCTGATATTTATGACTCAACACGAGGACTACCTCCTGATATTTCCGAACAAGTCACTGAAACTATTCTCAACATAACTTCACCTACACCAGATACAAAATTCTTTGAAGTTGGTATTGGTACTGGTAGAATTGCTCTACCCATTATCCAGAGAGGCTACTCCTATACAGGGATAGACATATCTGAAAAAATGCTAGATGAATGCAAAGGCAAACTCAAGGGCGTAAATCATCGGGTGACGTTACATTCTGGCGATGCAACTACCCTACCGTTTAGCGATGGTTCTTTTGATGTTGCTATTACGGTACACGTATTTCACCTGATTGCCAATTGGCAAAAGGCACTAGCAGAAGTCCAACGAGTGTTAAAACCAGAAGGGCTTTATATTTACAGTCACGGGCGCATGAATACTCCATCTGATATAACTCAGGCTCAGTTGGATTTTGAGCAACATTGGCGAGATATCCTTGCTGGCTATGATTATCAAGTCACTCGCTTTGGCGCAACGGAAGAAGAAGTGTTAGCAGCCCTAAGAGAACAGGGTGCAACTTTAGAAACAGTCATAGCAGCTAAATGGCAAGTTGATTTAACAGTAGGAGAATTACTCAAACGTTACGAAAACAGAATTTATAGTGCTTCTTGGTACATTCCAGAAGACATTTTCCCCCGTGCCATTCAAGATTTACGAGAGTGGTCTAAACAGCGTTTCGGCTCCCTGGACTACGATCTATCTCATGAATTCAAAATCAAATTTACTGTAGTCCGCAATTGGACTTAA
- a CDS encoding HAD family hydrolase — protein MDAVIFDMDGTLLDTEPLMDVFLIKSCRSLGFELTESILEQFRGCTSLAFWTYLVREFNLTQPVEEYVFKEKYAFSEELKNNPTLALIEGVEALIEELLKFEVPLAIASSASRVRINTIVERFRMGTNFRVTISGEDVERGKPEPDIFLLASEQLNVHPSRCVVIEDAENGVKAAKKAGMKCVAFSGLEHNKQNLSNADLIVNAYSDLNYQVLQRLFEIE, from the coding sequence ATGGATGCTGTAATTTTTGATATGGATGGTACTTTGTTGGACACTGAACCACTAATGGATGTTTTTTTGATAAAGTCTTGTCGTTCTCTTGGTTTTGAGTTAACGGAAAGTATATTAGAACAGTTTAGAGGGTGTACTAGTCTAGCATTCTGGACTTATCTTGTCCGTGAATTTAACTTAACTCAGCCAGTAGAGGAGTATGTATTCAAAGAAAAGTACGCTTTTTCAGAAGAACTTAAAAATAATCCAACTCTTGCTCTTATTGAAGGAGTGGAAGCTTTGATTGAGGAACTTTTAAAATTTGAAGTTCCTCTAGCCATCGCATCTTCAGCTTCAAGAGTACGTATCAATACAATTGTAGAACGATTCAGGATGGGAACCAACTTTCGTGTAACAATTTCTGGTGAAGACGTTGAACGAGGTAAACCCGAACCTGATATTTTTTTATTAGCGTCTGAACAACTCAATGTTCATCCAAGCCGTTGTGTTGTTATTGAAGATGCTGAAAATGGTGTAAAAGCTGCTAAAAAAGCTGGGATGAAATGTGTAGCTTTTTCAGGTTTGGAGCACAACAAGCAAAATTTATCAAATGCTGATTTAATTGTGAATGCTTATTCAGATTTGAATTACCAGGTGCTACAAAGATTATTTGAAATAGAATAA
- the pyrE gene encoding orotate phosphoribosyltransferase produces the protein MKAFHEETKIITNKRELAKKIYEVSYLTGSFTLRSGKVANEYFDKYQFCCDPVLLDSIVRQMVDRIPSGTEVLAGLELGGIPIVVLLSYYSGLPAAFVRKEAKKYGTARLSEGTQVNGRKALIVEDVVTSGGQIVISTRQLRQLGAQIDSALCVIDRQEGAVETLASVGITLLSLLKRDDLS, from the coding sequence ATGAAAGCTTTCCATGAAGAGACTAAAATCATAACAAATAAACGTGAACTAGCAAAGAAAATTTACGAAGTTTCTTATCTTACTGGGTCTTTCACCCTACGGTCTGGAAAGGTAGCAAACGAGTACTTTGATAAGTATCAATTTTGTTGCGATCCTGTCTTGCTTGATTCTATTGTCAGGCAAATGGTCGATCGCATTCCAAGCGGCACTGAAGTACTTGCAGGTCTCGAACTTGGTGGTATTCCAATTGTGGTGCTTTTATCATATTACTCTGGGTTACCTGCTGCTTTTGTCCGAAAAGAGGCAAAGAAATATGGAACTGCTCGTTTAAGCGAAGGGACGCAAGTAAATGGTCGCAAAGCTTTGATTGTTGAAGATGTAGTCACCTCTGGAGGTCAAATTGTTATCTCAACCCGTCAACTGCGTCAACTTGGTGCTCAAATTGATTCGGCACTTTGCGTTATTGACAGACAAGAAGGGGCTGTTGAAACACTTGCATCTGTTGGCATCACACTCCTTTCTTTACTCAAGCGTGATGACCTCTCTTAA
- a CDS encoding MFS transporter, producing the protein MSLPSYFARRSLHYGWIVAGLTFLSLLIAAGIRATPSVFMVPLEQEFGWSRATISFAISMNLVLYGLIGPFAATVYEQLGIRRTMVLALAFLGIGVSLTTLMSQAWQLVLVWGIVVGCGSGTIALVLGAIVANRWFVERRGLVIGVLTASTATGQLVFLPLLASIVDRFGWRNAALTIAGVTFLIIPLIALLMRDRPSQIGLRPFGDTNETSLEVRSQSQVNPIVTTLNALRIGMREPDFWLLAGSFFICGASTNGLIGTHLIPACIDYGIPEVKAAGLLAVMGIFDFVGTTASGWLSDRWNNRYLLCWYYGLRGLSLIFLPFSFASFHGLSIFAIFYGLDWIATVPPTVRLTTEVFGKEKAGVMFGWIVAAHQIGAATATLTAGTMRTVLGTYMQAFILSGVLCILAALFVLRIGRNPITGKPQTAST; encoded by the coding sequence ATGTCTTTACCTTCTTACTTTGCTCGTCGATCGCTCCATTATGGTTGGATTGTTGCGGGATTAACCTTTCTTTCTCTGCTGATTGCTGCTGGAATTCGGGCAACTCCTAGTGTTTTCATGGTTCCCCTGGAGCAAGAATTTGGTTGGTCTAGAGCAACGATTTCGTTCGCAATTTCGATGAATTTAGTCCTTTATGGATTAATTGGACCATTTGCAGCGACGGTGTACGAGCAATTAGGGATTCGACGCACGATGGTACTCGCTTTGGCATTTTTGGGGATTGGTGTCAGTCTAACTACATTGATGTCACAAGCATGGCAATTAGTCTTGGTATGGGGGATCGTCGTGGGTTGTGGGTCAGGAACGATCGCATTGGTATTAGGTGCGATCGTAGCAAATCGATGGTTTGTGGAACGGCGAGGCTTGGTAATTGGTGTTCTCACTGCTAGTACAGCTACGGGACAATTGGTTTTCTTACCATTACTTGCTTCCATCGTAGACCGCTTTGGCTGGCGTAATGCGGCGTTAACGATCGCTGGGGTAACATTTCTAATTATTCCGTTGATTGCTTTGTTAATGCGCGATCGACCATCTCAAATTGGATTGAGACCTTTTGGTGACACCAACGAAACTTCCCTAGAAGTGCGATCGCAATCTCAGGTTAATCCGATTGTGACTACATTAAATGCACTCAGAATAGGAATGCGCGAGCCAGACTTTTGGTTATTGGCAGGCAGTTTCTTTATCTGTGGTGCTAGCACCAACGGGTTAATCGGCACTCATCTGATTCCAGCTTGCATTGATTATGGCATTCCCGAAGTCAAAGCAGCTGGATTACTTGCCGTCATGGGGATCTTTGATTTTGTGGGGACAACAGCATCTGGTTGGTTGAGCGACCGGTGGAACAATCGCTATCTGCTATGTTGGTACTATGGATTGCGGGGATTGTCTTTGATTTTCCTACCCTTCAGTTTTGCTTCGTTTCATGGACTCTCGATTTTTGCAATTTTCTATGGTTTAGATTGGATTGCCACAGTTCCACCAACGGTGAGGTTAACAACCGAGGTGTTCGGCAAAGAAAAAGCTGGAGTGATGTTTGGTTGGATTGTAGCAGCACATCAAATCGGGGCAGCAACTGCAACTCTGACAGCAGGCACAATGCGGACTGTTTTGGGTACTTATATGCAGGCATTTATTTTGTCGGGCGTACTTTGCATTCTGGCAGCATTGTTTGTACTCCGTATTGGGCGAAACCCTATTACAGGTAAGCCACAAACTGCTTCAACTTAA
- a CDS encoding fumarate reductase/succinate dehydrogenase flavoprotein subunit, producing the protein MNVNTQWIKTDVLVIGGGTAGTMAAIKAKQASSNADVLILEKANIRRSGAIAMGMDGVNTAVIPGHSTPEQYVREITIANDGILHQKAVYQTAKLGYETIQELESWGVKFQKDPQGNYDVKQVHRVGKYVLPMPEGKDLKPILTRQVKRHKVNVTNRVMATRVLVKEGKAIGAVGFDVRSGDFVVIQAKAVILCTGACGRLGLPASGYLYGTYENPTNAGDGYSMAYHAGAELSNIECFQINPLIKDYNGPACAYVAGPFGAYTTNAEGNRFISCDYWSGQMMLEIWKELNSGKGPIQLQMSHLDEDTISEIESILWSNERPSRERFHQGRGEDYRTHGVEMSISEIGLCSGHSASGVWVNEKAETTVPGLYAAGDMASVPHNYMIGAFVYGRLAGTHAIAYIQDLNHQEPDPDFLEAEKARIYAPLNQPNGIPHTQVEYKLRRLVNDYLQPPKSGNKMEIGLKHFIGYHDTLAQMGARDPHELMRCMEVHFIRDCAEMAARASLYRRESRWGLYHYRLDFPKKNNEEWFCHVNLRKDDIGQMLLFKRPVEPYIVRVDVGKEVYDVTINSR; encoded by the coding sequence ATGAACGTCAACACGCAGTGGATAAAAACAGATGTGCTTGTCATTGGAGGCGGTACAGCAGGGACAATGGCAGCTATTAAAGCCAAACAAGCTTCTTCAAATGCAGATGTGCTGATTCTGGAAAAGGCAAATATTCGTCGTAGTGGTGCGATCGCAATGGGAATGGATGGCGTAAACACTGCCGTTATTCCCGGACACTCCACCCCAGAGCAGTATGTCCGCGAAATCACCATTGCCAACGATGGTATTCTCCATCAAAAAGCCGTTTACCAAACAGCAAAGCTTGGTTATGAAACAATTCAAGAATTGGAAAGTTGGGGGGTGAAGTTCCAAAAAGACCCCCAAGGGAATTATGATGTCAAGCAAGTTCATCGGGTAGGTAAATACGTACTACCCATGCCAGAAGGAAAAGACCTTAAACCCATCCTCACTCGACAAGTCAAACGCCATAAAGTAAACGTCACTAACCGGGTCATGGCAACTCGGGTGTTAGTGAAAGAAGGAAAAGCAATTGGTGCAGTTGGATTTGACGTGCGTAGTGGAGATTTTGTTGTTATCCAAGCAAAAGCTGTTATTCTCTGCACGGGAGCTTGCGGACGTTTAGGGCTTCCTGCATCTGGTTATCTCTACGGAACTTATGAGAATCCTACTAATGCAGGGGATGGTTATTCCATGGCTTATCATGCAGGAGCAGAATTAAGCAATATTGAATGTTTTCAAATCAACCCCCTAATTAAAGACTATAACGGTCCTGCTTGTGCTTACGTTGCGGGACCATTTGGTGCATATACGACTAATGCTGAAGGAAACCGCTTCATTAGCTGCGATTATTGGAGCGGACAAATGATGTTAGAAATTTGGAAAGAATTAAATTCTGGTAAGGGTCCCATCCAACTCCAGATGAGCCATTTGGATGAAGATACTATTTCTGAAATTGAATCAATTTTATGGTCAAACGAACGACCGAGCCGAGAACGCTTTCATCAAGGTAGAGGTGAAGACTACCGCACTCACGGTGTGGAAATGAGCATATCAGAAATTGGGCTATGTAGCGGACATAGTGCTTCTGGTGTTTGGGTGAATGAGAAGGCAGAAACAACAGTACCGGGGTTATATGCTGCTGGAGATATGGCAAGCGTTCCTCATAACTATATGATAGGGGCATTTGTCTACGGTCGGTTAGCAGGAACTCATGCGATCGCCTACATTCAAGACTTGAATCATCAAGAACCCGATCCCGATTTTTTAGAAGCAGAAAAAGCTCGTATTTATGCACCCTTGAACCAACCCAATGGAATTCCCCACACCCAAGTAGAGTATAAGTTGCGGCGACTGGTCAACGACTACTTGCAACCGCCAAAGTCTGGTAACAAAATGGAGATTGGGTTAAAGCATTTTATTGGCTATCACGATACATTAGCACAGATGGGGGCACGCGACCCTCACGAATTGATGCGTTGTATGGAAGTGCATTTTATTCGCGATTGTGCGGAAATGGCTGCACGCGCATCTCTCTATCGTCGGGAAAGTCGTTGGGGTTTATATCACTATCGCTTGGACTTTCCAAAGAAGAATAACGAAGAATGGTTCTGTCATGTCAATTTAAGGAAAGATGATATAGGACAAATGTTGCTGTTTAAGCGTCCTGTTGAACCCTATATTGTGCGGGTTGATGTTGGAAAAGAAGTTTATGATGTGACTATTAACAGTCGTTGA
- a CDS encoding MFS transporter — protein MLNTFRFRNFSLYYIGQAISLVGTSMTQVATAWLVYHLTSSAWLLGLVGFATQIPTFVLIPLGGIVADRWNRHRILTVAQSLGMLKSLTLTWLALTDTINIWHIIVLSSVQGIINAFEIPTRQAFLPETVGRENLGNAIALYSSLVSVTTMVGPAIAGVLNAAFGAGICFAIDSISYISVIIALLAMRLAPKKAVISTRKPFEEFRASFIYAFSFLPIRWVAIGAALVCCVWGFYLALGPIFAAEVLHGGSNTFGFLMAASGIGTLMGGVYLSVRSSVFGFEKALAFGPVIMGVSLIIFALSHILWLSLLSLAIAGFGFILQIISGRTVLQLLVTDEMRGQITGFYVMASTGAVPVGNLIAGILASYIGATNTVIFGAGACIVGSLFFMQQLSIFRELVHQNLNYANKSYIKER, from the coding sequence ATGCTTAATACTTTCCGGTTCAGGAATTTTTCGCTGTACTACATAGGCCAAGCAATTTCTTTGGTTGGCACATCCATGACTCAGGTGGCGACTGCTTGGCTTGTGTATCACCTCACCAGTTCTGCTTGGTTGCTCGGTCTAGTGGGTTTTGCTACCCAAATTCCCACCTTTGTTTTGATTCCTTTAGGTGGAATTGTAGCCGATCGCTGGAATCGTCACCGCATCCTGACAGTCGCCCAGAGTCTAGGAATGCTTAAGTCTCTGACTCTTACATGGTTAGCTCTAACTGACACGATAAACATCTGGCACATTATAGTTCTCTCTTCAGTGCAAGGCATAATCAATGCTTTTGAAATTCCAACCCGACAAGCATTTTTACCAGAAACAGTAGGAAGGGAAAATTTAGGTAATGCGATTGCCTTGTACTCTTCTTTAGTTAGCGTTACGACTATGGTTGGACCAGCAATTGCAGGCGTGTTGAATGCAGCATTTGGAGCGGGGATTTGTTTTGCGATCGACAGTATCAGTTACATCTCTGTAATCATTGCCCTCCTCGCAATGCGGCTTGCTCCTAAAAAAGCCGTCATTTCTACACGGAAACCTTTTGAAGAATTTAGAGCAAGCTTTATCTATGCCTTCAGTTTTTTGCCTATTCGATGGGTTGCGATCGGTGCGGCTTTAGTTTGTTGTGTCTGGGGATTTTACCTAGCTCTGGGACCTATTTTTGCTGCTGAGGTTTTGCACGGGGGATCTAATACATTTGGCTTTCTCATGGCAGCTTCAGGTATAGGAACTTTAATGGGTGGAGTTTACTTGAGTGTCCGCTCAAGTGTATTTGGGTTTGAGAAAGCCCTAGCATTTGGACCAGTTATTATGGGAGTGAGCTTAATTATTTTTGCTCTGTCTCACATATTATGGTTGTCACTACTTTCGCTTGCGATCGCTGGTTTCGGCTTTATTTTACAAATTATTTCCGGTCGCACGGTACTCCAGTTATTAGTTACAGATGAGATGCGCGGTCAAATCACAGGTTTTTATGTGATGGCATCTACTGGAGCAGTTCCTGTAGGTAACTTAATTGCTGGTATTTTGGCAAGCTACATTGGTGCTACTAATACTGTCATTTTTGGTGCTGGTGCCTGTATTGTAGGTTCGCTCTTCTTTATGCAGCAGCTTTCGATCTTTCGGGAGCTAGTTCATCAAAACCTCAATTATGCTAATAAATCCTATATTAAAGAGAGGTAG
- a CDS encoding DUF7219 family protein, which yields MEKSDKQRDMERFLCPRASYRGKLTPQYLVFDANLQEFSHKVSYIASLETSGKLEPNEAYEQIKALWKQLKRGKKELGIGNELSHTMPDLVDEA from the coding sequence ATGGAAAAATCCGATAAGCAAAGAGATATGGAAAGGTTTCTGTGCCCTCGCGCTAGCTATCGCGGTAAACTTACCCCACAGTACCTAGTGTTTGACGCCAATCTCCAAGAATTTTCTCATAAAGTCAGTTACATTGCTAGTCTGGAGACTAGTGGAAAACTTGAACCAAATGAAGCTTACGAACAGATTAAAGCTCTTTGGAAACAGTTAAAACGCGGTAAAAAAGAACTTGGTATTGGAAACGAACTCTCACATACTATGCCGGACTTGGTAGATGAAGCTTAA
- a CDS encoding HAD family hydrolase, with the protein MITAILFDLDGTLLDRETSLKQFISTQYSRLPALHHISKDNYISRFLELDCHGYVWKDKVYQNLVSEFSIETLSWQDLLQDYENEFLHSCIPFPNLHSTLITLKTQQYLLGIVTNGLGTFQRRTVQGLGIENYFETILISEVEGVRKPDPEIFYRALHKLGVTPEQSVFVGDHPTVDVLGAKNIGMKAIWKRDRHWTEPVEADAIVEDLGMLPEIVQIFNDL; encoded by the coding sequence ATGATTACAGCTATCCTTTTTGATTTAGACGGAACTCTTCTCGATCGCGAGACTTCTCTGAAACAATTTATTTCAACTCAATATAGTCGATTACCTGCATTGCATCACATTTCAAAAGACAATTATATTTCCAGATTTCTTGAATTGGATTGTCATGGTTATGTTTGGAAAGACAAAGTTTATCAGAACCTTGTGTCAGAGTTTTCTATTGAAACACTAAGTTGGCAAGACTTACTACAGGATTATGAAAATGAATTTCTTCATTCCTGCATTCCCTTTCCTAACTTACACTCTACTTTGATTACTCTCAAGACACAGCAATATTTATTAGGGATTGTAACCAATGGTTTAGGAACATTTCAGAGGCGCACCGTTCAAGGATTAGGGATTGAAAATTATTTTGAAACCATTTTAATTTCAGAGGTTGAGGGCGTGAGAAAACCCGACCCTGAAATCTTCTATAGAGCATTGCACAAGTTAGGCGTAACACCCGAACAAAGTGTATTTGTTGGAGATCATCCTACTGTTGATGTTTTGGGAGCCAAAAATATTGGGATGAAGGCAATTTGGAAACGCGATCGCCACTGGACAGAACCAGTTGAGGCCGATGCAATTGTTGAAGATTTAGGTATGCTACCAGAGATCGTTCAAATATTTAATGACTTGTAA
- a CDS encoding aliphatic sulfonate ABC transporter substrate-binding protein — MVATVKTRSFNIFHSFKVLIIPGLLTITTSLTLIGCSGENLKTETETQSSARQVSDNTKTSGIKTKVLHMGYQQAGDLVRVTKVLEKRLEPLGVKVEWAQFAQGPQLMEAMNVGKVDLGSVGETPPIFAQAAGAQIVYVVGRRRTEKTGRGSAIAVPPDSPIKTLKDIKGQKVVFQKASASHYFILRALEDVGLKYSDIQVLSIPNVEARATFIEGKIPVWVTGDPHLAIAEKMGKVRVLRNSQGLDSPGGYYIAGKQFAIDNPELLRIVIEEIDKIERWAEAHPKETAKLIAPEQKLPPNVMDLVISRRTYGLRAISPDLVKEQQRVAEYFYRNGLLPKPLNIQEALLTPEQYAAITPPTISQK, encoded by the coding sequence ATGGTTGCTACAGTCAAAACTCGGTCTTTCAATATCTTTCACAGCTTTAAAGTGCTTATAATACCGGGACTATTGACCATTACAACTTCGTTAACTTTAATTGGTTGCAGTGGAGAAAACCTGAAAACAGAGACAGAAACGCAATCTTCTGCTCGTCAAGTGTCAGATAATACTAAAACATCTGGTATTAAGACAAAAGTACTCCACATGGGGTATCAACAAGCAGGTGATTTAGTTAGAGTTACAAAAGTCTTGGAAAAGCGTTTAGAACCTTTGGGAGTTAAGGTGGAATGGGCGCAATTTGCCCAAGGTCCTCAACTCATGGAAGCTATGAATGTGGGTAAAGTAGATCTAGGTTCTGTGGGAGAAACTCCCCCTATTTTTGCTCAAGCGGCTGGTGCTCAAATTGTTTATGTTGTTGGTCGGCGGCGAACTGAAAAGACTGGTCGAGGGAGTGCAATTGCTGTTCCACCAGATTCTCCTATCAAAACTTTGAAAGACATTAAGGGGCAAAAAGTCGTCTTCCAAAAAGCTTCTGCATCGCACTATTTTATTCTAAGAGCTTTAGAAGATGTGGGTTTGAAATACAGCGATATTCAAGTTCTAAGCATACCCAACGTGGAAGCCCGTGCAACATTTATAGAAGGAAAAATTCCTGTTTGGGTGACAGGAGATCCTCACCTAGCTATAGCTGAAAAAATGGGTAAAGTTCGCGTTCTTAGAAATTCTCAAGGACTTGATTCCCCTGGTGGTTACTATATAGCAGGAAAACAATTTGCTATAGATAATCCTGAATTACTGCGGATAGTCATTGAAGAAATAGACAAAATCGAGCGATGGGCTGAAGCACATCCTAAAGAGACAGCAAAATTAATTGCACCAGAACAGAAACTACCTCCAAACGTGATGGACTTAGTAATTAGCCGTCGTACCTATGGCTTGAGAGCAATCTCTCCAGACTTAGTGAAAGAACAACAGCGAGTAGCAGAGTATTTTTATAGAAATGGCTTACTTCCTAAACCTCTTAATATTCAAGAAGCTTTACTAACACCCGAACAATATGCAGCAATTACTCCTCCAACAATTAGTCAGAAGTAG